A genomic segment from Polyangium mundeleinium encodes:
- a CDS encoding ExbD/TolR family protein, with protein MAGSSSNNEENMVEGINVTPLVDITLVLLIIFMVTAKIIVSQALPLDLPKAASGQEVQMVFSVELRANGDMVIDGKKLPTDDAALPLAKEAQAKTPDLRAVIRAEQTVQHGRVLHALDLLKRAGITKIAFGVTPVPAEDGKAAPAPPPTPVTP; from the coding sequence ATGGCCGGGTCGAGCTCCAACAACGAGGAGAACATGGTCGAGGGGATCAACGTCACCCCCCTCGTCGACATCACCCTCGTGCTCCTCATCATCTTCATGGTGACGGCGAAGATCATCGTGTCCCAGGCCCTGCCGCTCGACCTGCCGAAGGCCGCATCGGGGCAAGAGGTGCAGATGGTCTTCAGCGTCGAGCTCCGCGCGAACGGGGACATGGTCATCGACGGCAAGAAGCTGCCGACCGACGACGCCGCGCTCCCGCTCGCGAAGGAGGCGCAGGCGAAGACGCCCGATCTGCGCGCCGTCATCCGCGCAGAGCAGACGGTTCAGCACGGCCGCGTGCTTCACGCGCTCGATCTCCTGAAGCGAGCCGGAATCACGAAAATCGCCTTCGGCGTGACGCCCGTGCCCGCCGAGGACGGCAAGGCGGCCCCGGCCCCGCCGCCCACGCCCGTGACGCCGTGA
- a CDS encoding cyclic nucleotide-binding domain-containing protein produces the protein MDVAERIEKLSKVPLFEGLTTQALELISRVANEESHALGTKIFQHGDPGDKLYIILEGKVRISREVPGMGEEALAVLGPGSVFGEMSLLDEAPRSADARVHERCRLLTVPKDAFEDLLFLHKDLAYEVLWSFVRMLTQRLRETNDKLTFLTVTGKF, from the coding sequence GTGGACGTCGCCGAACGCATCGAGAAGCTCAGCAAGGTGCCCCTCTTCGAGGGGCTCACCACCCAGGCGCTCGAGCTGATCTCGCGCGTCGCCAACGAAGAGTCCCACGCGCTCGGGACGAAGATCTTCCAGCACGGAGATCCGGGCGACAAGCTCTACATCATCCTCGAAGGCAAGGTACGCATCAGCCGTGAGGTGCCGGGCATGGGCGAGGAGGCGCTCGCGGTGCTGGGCCCGGGCTCGGTGTTCGGCGAGATGAGCCTGCTCGACGAGGCGCCGCGCTCCGCAGACGCCCGCGTCCACGAGCGATGTCGCCTGCTCACGGTGCCCAAGGACGCCTTCGAGGACCTCCTGTTCTTGCACAAGGACCTCGCCTACGAGGTGCTCTGGAGTTTCGTCCGGATGCTGACGCAACGGCTCCGCGAGACGAACGACAAGCTCACGTTCCTCACCGTCACC
- a CDS encoding energy transducer TonB yields the protein MSSAANRVVMGGSQFHHTAGRDRDPLAPVVALGDRAAKTGTAIGLVLALLSHGYASAQAMTALFDMRRAVGEMRQGLHEFFWTEYDIDLTPKNEDKPKPEEKPPEPEPEPEAPPPVPQAKAEKAPDEEVPDNVPPPPPSQAAKVITQEPDEEEPVDMTGQGFVSGDGSGPGYGMVSAQGTGKTPTYNKGASLDGKEGGTGTGKGGPPPAPTGPDNSKAAGLVGSSAWDCPFPPEADAEQIDQAVVSIIVTVRADGSPQTVKVVNDPGYGFGRAARLCALSRRYTPALDRTGTPMVAATPPIRVRFTR from the coding sequence ATGAGCTCGGCGGCGAACAGAGTCGTGATGGGGGGAAGCCAGTTCCACCACACCGCCGGGCGCGACCGTGATCCGCTCGCGCCCGTCGTCGCGCTCGGAGATCGCGCCGCGAAGACGGGCACGGCGATCGGGCTCGTGCTCGCGCTGCTCTCGCACGGCTACGCCTCCGCGCAGGCGATGACGGCCCTCTTCGACATGCGCCGCGCGGTCGGCGAGATGCGTCAAGGGCTGCACGAGTTCTTCTGGACCGAATACGACATCGATCTGACGCCGAAGAACGAAGACAAGCCGAAGCCCGAGGAAAAACCCCCGGAGCCGGAGCCGGAGCCCGAAGCTCCGCCGCCCGTGCCGCAGGCGAAGGCCGAGAAGGCGCCGGACGAAGAGGTCCCCGACAACGTTCCGCCGCCGCCGCCCTCGCAAGCCGCGAAGGTGATCACGCAGGAGCCGGACGAAGAAGAGCCCGTGGACATGACGGGGCAAGGCTTCGTGAGCGGCGACGGGAGCGGCCCGGGGTACGGGATGGTGAGCGCGCAGGGGACCGGAAAGACCCCGACGTACAACAAGGGCGCCTCGCTCGACGGGAAAGAAGGCGGCACGGGTACGGGCAAAGGCGGGCCGCCGCCGGCGCCCACGGGGCCGGACAACTCGAAGGCCGCGGGCCTCGTCGGCAGCTCCGCGTGGGATTGTCCCTTCCCGCCCGAGGCCGACGCCGAGCAGATCGATCAGGCCGTGGTGTCGATCATCGTGACGGTGCGTGCCGACGGTTCGCCGCAAACCGTGAAGGTCGTGAACGATCCGGGCTACGGCTTCGGCCGTGCCGCGCGTCTCTGCGCCCTGTCGCGGCGCTACACGCCCGCGCTCGACCGGACCGGGACGCCGATGGTGGCCGCGACACCGCCGATCCGCGTCCGCTTCACGCGCTGA
- a CDS encoding MotA/TolQ/ExbB proton channel family protein produces MNLIEWLQRIMVGFGAAWVMWLMIGLSVVSVAIILERAWFFWSLRDDVVVLARDLRNTLKDSIEAAQKRMEASPSAEAAVVKAGLVEADRGPKAAEEAMAGALALQRMKLERRLAYLGTLGNNAPFIGLFGTVIGVVGAFDALGKAAEKPLAQAASAAMAPQQVMSSIAEALVATAVGLAVAIPAVAANNYFQRLIRSTIANTDALTRVLLAHLHGEKESALEEAVEDIALAVSAKKAEAKPAKTNGAQNKKAAKKGEDEDESSEENG; encoded by the coding sequence ATGAATCTCATCGAGTGGCTGCAGCGCATCATGGTCGGCTTCGGCGCTGCCTGGGTCATGTGGCTCATGATCGGGCTCTCCGTGGTGAGCGTCGCGATCATCCTCGAGCGCGCCTGGTTCTTCTGGTCGCTGCGAGACGACGTGGTCGTGCTGGCGCGGGATCTGCGGAACACGTTGAAGGACTCGATCGAGGCCGCGCAGAAGCGCATGGAGGCCTCGCCCTCGGCCGAAGCGGCCGTCGTGAAGGCAGGCCTCGTCGAGGCCGATCGCGGGCCGAAGGCCGCCGAGGAGGCGATGGCCGGCGCGCTCGCCCTCCAGCGCATGAAGCTCGAGCGGCGCCTCGCCTACCTCGGCACCCTCGGCAACAACGCTCCGTTCATCGGCCTCTTCGGCACCGTCATCGGCGTCGTCGGCGCGTTCGACGCGCTCGGCAAGGCCGCCGAGAAGCCGCTCGCGCAGGCCGCCTCCGCGGCGATGGCACCGCAGCAGGTCATGTCGAGCATCGCCGAGGCGCTCGTCGCCACGGCCGTCGGCCTCGCGGTCGCCATCCCGGCCGTCGCCGCGAACAACTACTTCCAGCGGCTCATCCGCTCGACGATCGCGAACACCGACGCGCTCACGCGCGTGCTGCTCGCGCACCTGCATGGCGAGAAGGAGAGCGCGCTCGAGGAAGCGGTCGAGGACATCGCCCTCGCCGTGTCCGCGAAGAAGGCCGAGGCGAAGCCCGCGAAGACGAACGGCGCGCAGAACAAGAAGGCCGCCAAAAAGGGCGAGGACGAGGACGAGTCCAGCGAGGAGAACGGCTGA